From Wolbachia endosymbiont (group A) of Longitarsus flavicornis, the proteins below share one genomic window:
- a CDS encoding threonine aldolase family protein — protein sequence MRVKIDFFSDSNTNPSSEMREVMAKAKVGNEAACEDPTVNELIETTCKILGKPAGIFLISGTMCNVIAYKVHIQRPGDYLLLDETSHPLIVQSGLIAAQAHATPLPIKGTRGIFTGEQIVEFITRPSLRNVPKVGLVSVEQTTNFGGGAVWPLEYIQEISSLCKKNDVSSHLDGARLFNACAYAKISPKEYANYFDSVFIDFSKGLGAPMGAVLAGSEEFIEKAWYYKFQIGGGMHQAGIISAACLYALNNNMNSLIEDHKKMQHLIKGLSSIDQVIINIDLYKTNIAYFSLRTDCISAQELINILMTNYGIRMANIRGKIRVITHRDISCEDINTTISTIRKILNR from the coding sequence ATGAGAGTAAAAATAGATTTCTTTAGCGATTCAAACACTAATCCTTCATCTGAAATGAGGGAAGTAATGGCTAAAGCAAAAGTTGGAAATGAAGCTGCATGTGAAGATCCAACTGTAAACGAATTAATAGAAACCACATGTAAAATATTAGGTAAGCCAGCAGGAATATTTTTGATTTCGGGAACGATGTGTAATGTAATTGCTTATAAAGTGCACATTCAAAGACCTGGTGATTATTTGTTACTCGATGAAACTTCGCATCCATTAATAGTGCAATCTGGATTAATTGCAGCCCAGGCACATGCCACTCCTTTACCTATTAAAGGAACAAGAGGAATATTTACTGGAGAGCAAATCGTTGAGTTTATTACTCGTCCTAGCTTAAGGAATGTTCCAAAAGTTGGGCTTGTTTCTGTCGAACAAACAACGAATTTTGGTGGTGGAGCTGTGTGGCCTTTAGAGTATATTCAAGAGATCTCAAGTCTCTGCAAAAAGAACGACGTATCCTCTCATTTAGATGGAGCAAGGCTGTTCAATGCTTGTGCTTATGCTAAAATATCTCCAAAAGAATATGCAAATTATTTTGATTCGGTGTTTATTGATTTTAGTAAGGGATTAGGCGCTCCAATGGGTGCAGTATTGGCTGGAAGTGAAGAGTTTATTGAAAAAGCTTGGTACTATAAGTTTCAAATTGGCGGAGGTATGCACCAAGCTGGCATTATTTCAGCTGCATGTTTATATGCTCTCAACAACAACATGAATTCTTTAATAGAAGATCATAAAAAAATGCAGCACCTTATAAAAGGTCTTAGCTCTATAGATCAAGTTATAATCAATATTGACCTATACAAAACTAATATAGCGTATTTCTCATTACGTACTGATTGTATATCTGCTCAAGAATTAATAAATATACTAATGACAAATTATGGAATTAGGATGGCTAACATAAGAGGTAAAATCAGAGTTATAACACATAGAGATATAAGCTGTGAAGATATTAATACTACTATATCTACTATAAGAAAGATACTGAATAGGTAA
- a CDS encoding threonine aldolase family protein has protein sequence MEKTIDLRSDTTTLQSSNVIHAISSAIVGDFAYGEDKSCNNLSEYCKQLFKVEEALFVTSGMLANRLAIASQTSPGDELITHYNYHVNFFDSAGNAKVNSIVFNCIRNNTGILDIDEVEYAINSKPRYKIFAQVSLVSIENSINGFNGKIYPFKKQVELYNFLKAHNISLHLDGARIFNAHAETNVALADYAKYVDTMSFSFTKGLGAPFGSMLMGKREIIEKAKKLQVWLGSGYHQIGYCANAAKYVLQNNISRLKEDNKLAKLFADKIKEIPHVKLILPYPETNIVSFSIKELNVTNEFFLSKCQAYGLLLFPWLESHIRAVVHLGIEEADIINAAEIIKEVVLNLV, from the coding sequence ATGGAAAAAACTATCGACCTGAGAAGTGACACTACAACTTTACAAAGCTCCAACGTTATACACGCAATAAGTAGTGCAATCGTTGGAGATTTTGCTTACGGTGAAGACAAAAGCTGTAACAACTTATCGGAATATTGTAAACAATTATTCAAAGTAGAAGAAGCATTGTTCGTAACCAGTGGTATGCTTGCAAATAGGTTAGCTATTGCCAGTCAAACAAGTCCTGGTGATGAACTAATTACTCATTATAATTATCATGTTAATTTTTTCGATAGTGCAGGCAATGCAAAAGTAAATAGTATAGTGTTTAACTGTATTAGGAATAATACCGGAATCTTAGATATTGATGAAGTAGAATATGCTATTAACTCTAAACCGAGATATAAAATTTTTGCTCAGGTGAGTCTAGTTTCTATAGAAAATAGTATAAACGGGTTTAACGGTAAAATTTATCCTTTTAAGAAACAAGTAGAGTTATATAATTTCTTAAAAGCTCACAATATAAGTCTTCATTTAGATGGTGCGAGAATATTTAATGCTCATGCTGAAACAAATGTTGCTTTAGCTGACTATGCTAAATATGTAGATACAATGAGCTTTTCTTTTACTAAAGGACTTGGAGCTCCTTTTGGTTCAATGCTTATGGGTAAAAGAGAGATAATTGAAAAGGCTAAGAAGTTACAGGTTTGGTTGGGGAGTGGTTATCATCAAATTGGGTACTGCGCTAATGCAGCAAAATATGTACTACAGAATAATATCTCTAGGCTTAAAGAAGATAATAAGCTCGCTAAATTGTTTGCAGACAAGATTAAAGAAATTCCACATGTAAAGCTGATACTACCTTATCCAGAAACTAACATAGTAAGCTTTAGTATAAAAGAACTAAATGTGACTAATGAGTTTTTTTTGAGTAAATGCCAAGCTTATGGTTTATTGCTCTTTCCTTGGCTCGAATCTCATATAAGAGCAGTTGTTCATCTTGGTATAGAGGAAGCAGACATAATAAATGCTGCTGAAATTATAAAGGAGGTTGTATTAAATTTAGTATGA
- a CDS encoding ABC transporter ATP-binding protein: MNKSRVGSFKYILVFILNILSKFKLNVLVMFLVALVVAVDLSFRKYLVKNILDTAVKYQEGNVIENLLLPVSAYVCMALLITTAFRFYGYFVDIRMFTSMRQKIADMSFYRLLQQDHSYYQNNLSGSLVYKVSNLMDSVIELIRLLIDCFFSYSIALILAIYTLSLVNIKFAIATFIWVNIFILISVFSFRVLTRLADDHSKQSSQVIAGIADSILNVISVRLFSRQAHERHKFFQVCKKKTIAERKLQWAYFWLWFIYGYSFDLLQAVNLYFLIHDYQLNKIAIGDIALVLGINISIVEFLNHLTKNLTQFSAHFGKVLYALPILTTVPEIQDKKNAKELNILSRKITFNNVSFSYEGQKPLFQDFSVTINPCEKVGLIGYSGGGKSTFINLILRLFDVKKGNIQIDNQVVSEVTQSSLRQHISVIPQDPLLFHDTILANIMYGKLRSTVKEIMRAAKLAGIHDFIMTLPDQYETIVGEKGIKLSGGERQRIIIARAFLKNAPILFLDEPTSQLDSITEKTIQMSLFKLMENKTTITIAHRISTLLHMDRILVFDKGKIVQDGKHSELVCKKGLYKELWDAQIGCLNIKKENGKNYRPEK; the protein is encoded by the coding sequence ATGAACAAAAGTAGAGTTGGTAGTTTCAAGTATATATTGGTGTTCATTTTGAATATCTTATCCAAGTTTAAGCTTAATGTGCTTGTAATGTTCCTGGTTGCCCTAGTAGTGGCTGTTGATTTATCTTTTAGAAAGTATTTAGTAAAAAATATCTTAGATACAGCTGTAAAATATCAAGAAGGTAATGTAATTGAAAATCTTTTATTACCTGTAAGCGCTTATGTTTGTATGGCATTACTTATTACTACTGCTTTTAGATTCTATGGCTATTTTGTTGACATTCGAATGTTTACCTCAATGCGTCAAAAAATAGCTGATATGTCTTTTTACAGGCTGCTTCAGCAAGACCATTCCTATTATCAAAACAACCTATCCGGAAGTTTAGTATATAAGGTCAGTAACTTAATGGATAGTGTGATAGAGCTAATAAGACTGCTTATAGACTGTTTCTTTAGTTATAGTATAGCATTAATCTTGGCTATTTATACTTTATCACTAGTAAATATAAAGTTTGCAATAGCTACATTCATTTGGGTGAACATTTTTATTTTGATTTCGGTTTTCAGTTTTCGGGTGCTTACCAGATTAGCCGATGATCATTCTAAACAAAGTTCACAAGTAATAGCGGGTATAGCCGACAGTATTTTAAATGTTATATCAGTAAGGTTATTTTCTCGGCAAGCGCATGAGAGGCATAAATTTTTTCAAGTATGCAAGAAAAAAACTATTGCAGAAAGAAAATTACAATGGGCATACTTTTGGCTTTGGTTTATATATGGCTATTCATTTGACCTACTACAAGCAGTAAATTTGTATTTTTTAATCCATGATTATCAATTGAACAAAATTGCAATAGGAGATATTGCTCTTGTACTTGGAATTAATATATCCATTGTAGAGTTTCTTAACCATTTAACTAAAAATCTTACCCAATTTTCTGCTCACTTTGGCAAAGTTTTATATGCATTGCCAATCTTAACTACTGTACCGGAAATTCAAGATAAGAAAAACGCTAAGGAATTAAATATATTAAGCAGAAAGATAACATTTAATAATGTTTCTTTTTCTTATGAAGGTCAGAAGCCATTATTTCAAGATTTTTCAGTTACTATTAATCCTTGCGAAAAAGTAGGTCTAATTGGTTATTCTGGAGGTGGTAAATCTACTTTTATAAACCTAATCCTAAGACTATTTGATGTTAAAAAAGGTAATATACAGATTGATAATCAAGTAGTATCGGAAGTTACACAGAGTTCTTTGAGGCAGCACATATCTGTAATACCTCAAGACCCATTGTTATTTCATGATACTATTTTAGCAAATATTATGTATGGTAAACTTCGATCTACTGTCAAAGAAATAATGAGAGCTGCCAAGCTAGCTGGTATTCACGATTTTATTATGACTCTACCCGATCAATATGAAACTATAGTTGGAGAAAAAGGTATAAAGCTATCTGGAGGGGAAAGACAAAGAATAATCATAGCGAGAGCATTTCTAAAAAACGCTCCGATATTATTTCTCGATGAGCCAACTAGTCAGTTAGATTCTATAACAGAGAAAACAATTCAAATGAGTTTATTTAAGTTGATGGAAAATAAAACCACCATTACTATAGCACACCGTATTTCTACACTTTTACATATGGACCGAATTCTAGTATTTGACAAAGGAAAAATTGTCCAAGATGGTAAACATTCTGAACTAGTTTGCAAGAAAGGTCTTTATAAAGAACTTTGGGATGCTCAAATTGGCTGTCTAAATATCAAAAAAGAAAATGGAAAAAACTATCGACCTGAGAAGTGA
- a CDS encoding phytanoyl-CoA dioxygenase family protein codes for METLQKNGFFIIKNLVPLELITQSLSDITNKISKLSQELSVSTSDYLNCTGRWGTSSQVTRIVSQVLDKIIKNYLEKSLQCQILQKKSNVICKTADLIDAVPFHQDISYSFNDPYHFSVWLALNNVNKTSGALQVIEDSHNWKIQPLVDFWHPYFLDQYSDNRENYKIKSLPISAGDAIVFDSRLWHGSDKNIDAKDRFAYVTRWVVKDKSLPCVPKPQPSVFGILNCGALTEFILREYLSLFRRQESIKIKNMEELIKSWLAFITDTTTNISEVNTAEAKRDLYKLLILNQASALHDAGDISGKIYKNLWFSLLVFLNKKVNVVELAL; via the coding sequence ATGGAAACATTACAAAAAAATGGTTTTTTTATTATCAAAAATCTGGTTCCTTTAGAGCTAATAACTCAGTCTTTAAGTGATATAACAAATAAGATATCAAAGCTATCCCAAGAACTAAGTGTTTCAACTTCTGACTACTTAAACTGTACCGGCAGATGGGGCACGTCATCTCAGGTAACTAGAATTGTATCTCAAGTATTAGATAAAATTATTAAAAATTATCTTGAAAAGTCACTTCAATGCCAGATACTGCAGAAAAAATCAAATGTTATATGTAAAACTGCTGATTTAATAGATGCAGTTCCCTTCCATCAGGACATCTCTTATAGCTTTAATGACCCTTATCATTTTTCTGTTTGGCTAGCTTTGAATAATGTCAATAAAACTTCAGGTGCACTACAAGTTATAGAAGATAGTCACAACTGGAAAATACAGCCTCTAGTTGATTTTTGGCATCCATACTTTTTGGATCAATACTCGGATAACCGGGAAAATTATAAAATTAAGTCACTACCTATTTCAGCAGGAGATGCGATAGTTTTTGATTCACGGTTATGGCATGGTAGTGATAAGAATATAGATGCTAAAGATAGGTTTGCTTATGTTACGAGATGGGTTGTAAAAGATAAAAGTCTTCCTTGTGTGCCAAAACCTCAGCCTTCAGTTTTTGGTATATTAAACTGTGGTGCATTAACAGAATTTATACTGAGAGAATACTTATCATTATTTCGTCGCCAGGAAAGTATAAAAATAAAAAATATGGAAGAACTTATTAAGAGCTGGTTAGCCTTTATTACAGACACAACTACAAATATTTCTGAGGTCAACACTGCTGAAGCTAAGCGAGATTTATATAAACTACTTATTCTGAATCAAGCGTCAGCACTACATGATGCTGGAGACATTTCAGGAAAAATATACAAAAATTTATGGTTTTCACTGCTTGTATTTCTCAATAAAAAAGTCAATGTGGTGGAGCTAGCATTATAA
- a CDS encoding WG repeat-containing protein: MQNMQHEKTFDQLIKDNLKSIKISPCESFHELLGNPLYEDRFIKVGKFHEPGLAPVYDQTGAYHINVRGEAVYHHRFLKTFGFYFNRAAVEDDTGCYHIDSSGCRVYKQLYQWIGNYQEDICVVRRHDKCFHINLNGNRIYQEEYDYVGDFKDGIAVVYKDGKATHINHHGKLVHNKWYKKLNVFHKGYSIAEDQHGWFHIDINGDPVYQQRFKMVEAFYNGMAKVETFEGVLGQIDITGNVKFSIFDLGKESQVHRISAELSAFWKTYLTSVAIELDLLNILPATVPFLSKKLNIIVPNLERLLRALWEIGFIDYDKDKDLWQLSSKGKCFKEIPFLPKAATMWARVAAEKNWLKIADILKQKSISSFESFKEREASEDKKIAFYQALLGYSRFDTKEFNSRINIDGAKNILLFGVHSLFLAYSDIHNKGSIGLYNEHKVPRQLVENLKVKLITQEELSATNYELGVFCRFLQHYDDDKVLSYLKLVKGISRILLIETILDYRSPAGGSVDINVMVETGGKLRTLSDWEKILKQVKGFKIFAVIPLTDYLSVIDVRC; encoded by the coding sequence ATGCAAAACATGCAACATGAGAAAACCTTTGATCAATTAATCAAAGATAATCTTAAATCTATTAAAATTTCACCGTGTGAGAGTTTTCACGAATTACTAGGAAATCCTTTGTATGAAGATAGGTTTATAAAGGTTGGTAAATTTCATGAGCCCGGTCTTGCACCGGTTTATGATCAGACAGGTGCTTATCATATCAATGTAAGAGGAGAAGCAGTTTATCATCATAGATTTCTAAAAACTTTTGGATTCTACTTTAATAGAGCGGCCGTAGAAGATGATACAGGGTGTTACCATATTGATTCATCTGGATGTAGAGTATACAAACAGTTGTATCAATGGATTGGAAATTATCAGGAAGATATTTGTGTAGTTAGAAGACATGATAAATGTTTTCATATTAATTTAAATGGCAACAGGATTTATCAGGAGGAATATGATTATGTTGGAGATTTTAAGGATGGTATCGCTGTAGTCTATAAGGATGGTAAAGCTACACATATTAATCATCATGGAAAGTTAGTACATAATAAATGGTATAAAAAACTTAATGTTTTTCATAAAGGGTATTCTATTGCAGAAGATCAACATGGTTGGTTTCATATAGATATTAATGGTGATCCTGTTTACCAGCAGAGATTTAAAATGGTAGAAGCATTTTATAATGGGATGGCAAAAGTTGAAACTTTTGAAGGTGTGTTAGGACAAATCGATATTACCGGAAATGTAAAGTTTAGTATTTTTGATTTAGGTAAAGAATCTCAAGTGCATAGGATTTCTGCAGAACTTTCAGCCTTTTGGAAAACTTACCTAACAAGCGTTGCTATTGAACTTGATTTGTTAAATATTTTACCTGCAACTGTGCCGTTTTTATCTAAAAAGTTAAACATTATCGTACCAAATCTAGAAAGGCTGTTAAGGGCGTTGTGGGAAATAGGGTTTATTGATTACGATAAGGACAAGGACTTATGGCAACTATCATCAAAAGGTAAGTGTTTTAAGGAAATACCATTTTTGCCAAAAGCAGCAACGATGTGGGCAAGAGTTGCCGCTGAAAAGAATTGGTTAAAGATTGCCGATATACTAAAACAGAAGTCAATCTCTTCATTTGAATCTTTTAAGGAAAGAGAAGCATCAGAAGATAAGAAAATAGCGTTTTACCAAGCATTGCTAGGATATTCTAGGTTTGATACTAAAGAGTTTAATTCTAGGATTAATATAGATGGTGCTAAGAATATATTGCTATTTGGTGTACACTCTTTATTTCTTGCTTATTCTGATATACACAATAAAGGTTCCATAGGCCTATATAACGAACATAAAGTGCCAAGACAGTTAGTAGAAAATTTAAAAGTCAAACTTATAACTCAGGAAGAACTATCAGCTACAAATTATGAATTAGGTGTCTTTTGCCGCTTTCTACAGCATTATGATGATGATAAAGTATTATCTTATTTAAAATTGGTCAAAGGAATATCTCGTATTTTATTGATAGAAACTATTTTAGATTACCGCTCTCCAGCTGGAGGCTCTGTAGATATTAATGTCATGGTTGAAACAGGAGGTAAACTAAGAACATTAAGCGATTGGGAAAAAATACTCAAACAAGTAAAAGGATTCAAAATTTTTGCTGTTATACCTTTAACAGATTACTTATCAGTTATTGATGTCAGGTGTTAA
- a CDS encoding glycosyltransferase: MKILKVIHGYPPYYSAGSEVYSQTLAHELANNNEVQIFTRHENSFLPDFHYTTALDCSDSRILLNLINIPTTKYRYKFINEEVNIKFKRIIDNFQPDLIHFGHLNHLSITLPEVAFKENISTIFTLHDFWLMCPRGRFIQRNSEDLLRLCDGQKDQKCATQCYKGYFTGDEEFLNSDLNYWEQWVATRMKQTKKVVDYIDYFIAPSKFLMDKFTQDFNVPINKISYLDYGFDLNRLKNRNRVQEKEFIFGYIGTHTPEKGVDLLLKAFSHLSSKAKLRIWGAAREETKALKAIADQFPHAVKERIEWMGSYNNKNIVTDVFNKVDAIVVPSIWGENSPLVTHEAQQLSVPVITADYGGMAEYVRDGINGLLFKHRDTNSLSEKMQVLSTDQELYSELTQRGYLYTKNGNVLSISEHTEKLNKIYRNVIENKGKSVATKPGPWRITFDTNPDYCNFACVMCECFSPYSKVKEEKKAKGIKPKIMSIETIRKVIKEADGTPLREIIPSTMGEPLMYKSFDEIINLCHEFGLKLNLTTNGSFPIKGARKWAELLVPILSDVKISWNGATKETHERIMKGSKWEVVTENLKTFLEVRDKYFSDTGERCTVTLQLTFLESNLHELYDIVKMAIKNGIDRVKGHHLWAHFEEIKDLSMRRDELAISRWNTEVRRLYELRDNMLLPNGKKIKLENFTILSQEGIKDLAPGGQCPFLGKEAWINNEGKFSPCCAPDELRKTLGNFGNVNEVKLEEIWQSSEYLSLQKNYLNYKLCKTCNMRKPLIN; encoded by the coding sequence ATGAAAATATTAAAAGTTATTCATGGTTACCCTCCTTATTATAGCGCTGGTTCGGAGGTTTACAGCCAAACTCTTGCCCATGAACTAGCCAATAATAATGAGGTACAAATATTTACTAGGCATGAAAACAGCTTCTTACCTGATTTCCATTATACTACAGCTCTGGACTGTAGTGATTCCCGGATCTTACTGAATTTAATTAATATACCTACAACTAAATATCGTTACAAATTTATCAATGAAGAAGTAAATATAAAATTCAAAAGAATAATAGATAACTTTCAACCAGATCTTATACATTTTGGTCATCTTAATCATCTATCAATTACTTTACCAGAAGTTGCTTTTAAAGAAAATATATCTACAATTTTTACGCTACATGATTTTTGGTTAATGTGTCCAAGAGGAAGATTTATTCAACGTAATTCTGAAGATTTGTTACGGCTTTGTGATGGACAGAAGGATCAAAAATGTGCAACCCAATGTTACAAGGGGTATTTTACAGGAGATGAAGAATTCTTGAATTCAGACTTAAATTATTGGGAACAATGGGTTGCAACTAGAATGAAGCAAACAAAGAAAGTAGTGGACTATATAGATTACTTCATTGCTCCGTCAAAATTCTTAATGGATAAATTTACTCAAGACTTTAATGTTCCGATAAACAAAATTTCTTATCTTGATTATGGTTTTGATCTAAATCGTCTTAAGAATAGAAATAGGGTGCAAGAAAAAGAGTTTATTTTCGGTTATATAGGTACTCATACTCCCGAGAAAGGTGTTGACCTATTATTGAAGGCTTTTTCTCACTTATCATCTAAAGCAAAACTTAGAATTTGGGGAGCGGCAAGGGAAGAAACTAAAGCTTTAAAAGCAATTGCCGATCAGTTTCCACATGCTGTTAAAGAAAGGATAGAATGGATGGGAAGTTATAACAATAAAAATATAGTTACTGATGTATTTAATAAAGTTGATGCGATAGTTGTTCCTTCAATTTGGGGTGAAAATTCACCATTAGTCACACATGAAGCACAGCAACTGAGTGTACCAGTAATAACGGCTGATTATGGTGGCATGGCAGAATATGTAAGAGATGGAATAAACGGACTATTATTTAAGCATAGAGATACAAATAGTTTGTCAGAAAAAATGCAAGTCCTATCTACAGACCAGGAATTATACAGTGAACTGACCCAAAGAGGCTATCTTTATACTAAAAATGGTAATGTGCTTTCTATAAGTGAGCATACTGAGAAACTTAACAAAATTTACCGTAATGTTATTGAAAATAAAGGCAAATCAGTGGCTACAAAACCTGGTCCTTGGAGAATTACTTTTGATACTAATCCAGATTACTGCAACTTTGCTTGTGTAATGTGTGAATGCTTTTCACCATATAGTAAAGTTAAAGAGGAGAAGAAAGCTAAAGGGATAAAACCCAAGATAATGTCAATAGAAACTATCAGGAAGGTAATTAAGGAAGCAGATGGAACACCTTTAAGGGAAATCATTCCTTCTACTATGGGTGAGCCTTTAATGTATAAAAGCTTTGATGAAATAATCAATTTGTGCCATGAGTTCGGCCTTAAGCTTAACCTCACAACCAATGGTTCTTTTCCCATTAAAGGAGCTAGAAAATGGGCTGAACTATTGGTACCAATTTTATCTGATGTTAAGATTTCCTGGAATGGGGCAACTAAAGAAACTCATGAAAGAATCATGAAAGGTTCAAAATGGGAAGTAGTGACAGAAAATTTAAAAACTTTCCTTGAAGTTAGAGATAAATACTTTAGCGATACAGGTGAAAGGTGTACCGTTACTTTACAATTAACATTTTTGGAAAGTAATTTACATGAACTCTATGACATAGTTAAGATGGCCATAAAAAACGGCATAGATAGAGTTAAAGGACATCATCTTTGGGCACATTTTGAGGAAATTAAGGATCTATCTATGAGAAGAGATGAGTTAGCAATTAGTAGATGGAATACAGAGGTGAGAAGGTTATATGAGCTTAGAGATAATATGCTATTACCAAATGGTAAAAAGATAAAATTAGAAAATTTTACAATTCTTTCTCAAGAAGGTATTAAGGATTTGGCTCCAGGTGGTCAATGCCCATTTTTAGGTAAAGAAGCATGGATAAACAATGAAGGAAAGTTTAGTCCTTGCTGTGCTCCAGATGAACTCCGTAAGACATTAGGAAATTTTGGTAATGTTAATGAGGTTAAACTCGAGGAAATATGGCAGAGTAGTGAGTACCTAAGCTTACAAAAGAATTATTTAAATTACAAATTATGCAAAACATGCAACATGAGAAAACCTTTGATCAATTAA
- a CDS encoding NAD-dependent epimerase/dehydratase family protein, translating into MGILITGAAGLIGSALVEKLEKQGYEVISCDIRFRDNPLSFFSEDIMPLLAKCTGVIHLAAISRVIHGELYPKLCQKVNVDGTIQFLEFCKSLPNKPWFIYASSREVYGEQKELPVAESASINPINNYAKGKAFIEEQVINLKGSNFNVAILRFSNVYGGLLDHSSRVIPALCINALKGDPIRIEGKECVFDFTYLDDVIEGIYLTVKYLQNEKSSLPAIHLTTNSPCTLENLAKTILKVTESDSRIDFYPPRNFDVTKFHGDFTRAKELLGWSPKHSLKVGLGKFIKSLQNNTQEYPNNIDMVIYENIKSYSWLPSLL; encoded by the coding sequence ATGGGAATATTAATAACAGGTGCTGCAGGTTTGATAGGATCGGCTTTAGTAGAAAAGTTAGAAAAGCAGGGTTATGAAGTAATAAGCTGCGATATTAGGTTTCGCGACAACCCACTCAGTTTTTTTTCAGAAGATATAATGCCGCTACTCGCTAAGTGTACGGGGGTTATTCATCTGGCTGCAATTTCTCGAGTTATACATGGTGAGCTTTATCCTAAATTGTGCCAAAAAGTTAATGTCGATGGTACAATCCAATTCTTAGAATTCTGCAAGTCGCTTCCGAATAAACCATGGTTTATATATGCAAGCAGTAGAGAAGTATATGGAGAACAAAAGGAACTACCAGTTGCAGAGTCTGCTAGTATTAACCCAATAAATAATTACGCCAAAGGTAAAGCGTTTATTGAAGAACAAGTAATAAATTTAAAAGGTTCTAACTTTAATGTAGCAATATTACGCTTCTCAAATGTATATGGTGGTTTACTAGATCATAGTAGTAGAGTAATTCCTGCACTCTGTATCAATGCATTGAAAGGCGATCCAATTAGGATAGAAGGTAAAGAATGTGTTTTTGATTTTACCTATTTGGATGATGTTATAGAGGGTATATACTTAACTGTTAAATATTTACAAAACGAGAAATCTTCTCTTCCTGCTATTCATCTTACTACTAATAGCCCATGTACTTTAGAAAACTTAGCAAAAACAATATTAAAAGTCACGGAAAGTGATTCTAGAATTGATTTTTATCCTCCAAGAAATTTTGACGTAACTAAGTTCCATGGTGATTTTACTAGAGCTAAAGAGCTACTTGGTTGGTCTCCAAAGCATTCATTAAAAGTAGGATTAGGTAAATTTATAAAAAGTCTACAAAACAATACACAAGAATATCCTAACAATATAGATATGGTAATATATGAAAATATTAAAAGTTATTCATGGTTACCCTCCTTATTATAG
- a CDS encoding NTP transferase domain-containing protein, producing MDNTLIILAAGKSSRMNSEYSKALHQVGNFTLLEHIIHNAKPLSLKSLSIVINKPFLKELERFSTLKDIIDKYNIKLIIQENITGTGTAVKIALESLERLSDQDIVLIQYGDTPFISSDTVMRMTDCLKCNNKNLVLLGFNSQDKQYGRLVIDDNDNVQKVLKSEDEILLANSGIMVSYAKDLYTLIKEVKFNDSTNECCLNDIIPIAASNNLRAGYVVADEKEAMGVNNKEDLVKAERYFQANRRRQPTLLS from the coding sequence ATGGATAACACGTTGATAATATTAGCAGCAGGAAAGAGCAGTAGAATGAATTCTGAATATTCAAAAGCGTTGCACCAAGTGGGAAATTTTACTCTTTTAGAGCATATAATTCACAATGCAAAACCGCTGAGTTTAAAAAGTCTATCAATTGTCATTAACAAGCCTTTTCTAAAGGAGTTAGAAAGATTTAGTACCTTAAAAGATATAATTGATAAATATAATATAAAATTGATAATTCAAGAAAATATTACAGGTACTGGCACTGCAGTTAAAATTGCCCTAGAAAGCCTGGAGCGGTTATCTGACCAAGACATAGTTTTAATACAGTACGGAGACACCCCGTTTATATCTAGTGATACAGTTATGAGAATGACTGATTGTTTAAAGTGTAATAATAAAAATTTAGTTCTTCTTGGATTTAATAGTCAAGATAAGCAATATGGAAGATTAGTAATTGATGATAATGACAATGTTCAAAAAGTCTTGAAAAGTGAAGATGAAATTCTTCTTGCAAACTCTGGAATAATGGTTTCATACGCTAAAGATCTTTATACCCTAATAAAAGAAGTAAAATTTAATGATTCGACCAACGAATGTTGTCTTAATGATATAATACCCATTGCAGCAAGCAATAACTTACGTGCAGGTTATGTAGTCGCTGACGAAAAGGAAGCAATGGGGGTAAATAACAAAGAGGATTTGGTCAAAGCAGAACGTTATTTTCAGGCAAATAGAAGAAGACAACCAACCCTTCTTTCATAA